In Solanum stenotomum isolate F172 chromosome 6, ASM1918654v1, whole genome shotgun sequence, one DNA window encodes the following:
- the LOC125867877 gene encoding cationic peroxidase 1-like, which produces MANISFLLVLIIVPFVLIGMSSAQLISNFYNSSCPNVLSIIKTAVNSAIATESRMGASLLRLHFHDCFVNGCDASVLLDDTSSFTGEKTANPNSGSIRGFDVIDTIKTQVESSCAGIVSCADILAVAARDSVVKLGGPSWTVLLGRRDSTTASLSTANSDIPAPTLNLSSLISSFSNKGFNSREMVALSGSHTIGQARCTTFRNRLYNETDINATFATSLKSNCPQSGSDNNISPLDTTSPTTFDNIYYKNLRIQKGLLHSDQQLSSGGSTDSIVNTYSSNSATFFTDFANAMVKMGNLSPLTGSNGQIRKNCRKTN; this is translated from the exons ATGGCTAACATATCTTTTTTACTAGTTCTAATTATAGTCCCTTTTGTTCTAATTGGAATGAGCTCAGCTCAATTGATTTCCAATTTCTACAATTCATCATGCCCAAATGTTCTCTCCATAATCAAAACAGCTGTGAATTCTGCTATCGCTACGGAGTCTCGTATGGGGGCTTCCTTGCTTCGTCTTCATTTCCACGATTGCTTTGTTAAT GGTTGCGATGCATCTGTGCTATTAGATGATACATCAAGTTTCACCGGAGAGAAAACTGCTAATCCAAATAGTGGATCCATAAGGGGATTCGATGTGATTGATACTATTAAAACTCAAGTCGAATCATCATGTGCCGGTATCGTATCTTGTGCTGATATTTTAGCTGTCGCAGCTAGAGACTCTGTTGTTAAA CTTGGTGGACCTAGTTGGACTGTATTACTTGGAAGAAGAGACTCAACCACTGCAAGTTTGAGTACTGCAAATAGTGACATTCCTGCGCCAACTTTGAACTTAAGCAGTcttatttcttccttttctaACAAAGGTTTCAATTCCAGAGAAATGGTTGCTCTCTCAg GTTCTCACACAATAGGTCAAGCAAGGTGCACTACTTTTCGCAATCGTCTCTATAACGAAACTGATATAAATGCTACATTTGCAACATCACTTAAATCGAACTGTCCACAAAGTGGAAGTGACAATAATATCTCTCCATTAGACACCACAAGCCCAACCACATTTGACAATATTTACTATAAGAATTTGCGAATTCAAAAGGGTCTTCTTCATTCTGACCAACAACTCTCTAGTGGAGGCTCAACAGACTCTATAGTTAACACTTATAGCTCCAATTCAGCCACTTTCTTCACTGATTTTGCTAATGCCATGGTGAAAATGGGTAATCTCAGCCCACTTACTGGCTCAAATGGTCAAATCCgcaaaaattgcagaaaaaccAATTAA